The DNA sequence GCGGCGCACCAGCCAGCCCCAGGGCGCCCACAGCGCGCCCAGCAGGGCGGCGATGACGAAGGTGAAGACATGCAGGTTCGGCAGCAGCCAGTGGTGCATCGCCAGCATGAAGCCGAATCCGCCCCACCAGCCGTCGTGCAGCGCCCGCCGCCCGGTCGGAGCCGAGCGCAGCAGCGCGATCCACGGGACCAGGGCGACGTAAGCGAACCACCACCACGACGGCTCGGGGAAGGCCAGCACGGGCAGTGCGCCGGCCAGAACGGCGATGATCGAGCGCCGCCACGGGGAGGCGAGCCAGTGGTTGATCGTCTTCATGCATCGCCTCCTACCCCGTCGTCCTTCCAGTGTGAGGCCAGGCACCGACACTGGGACAGTGGGCGTCCGCTCAGGTGATCACGCCCGGTGATCAGGCCCGGTGATCACGTCAGGTGGCCACGGCCGGTGCGGTCCGGTCGGGCAGACGGCGCCACTTCTCCTGCACGACCACCTCGCGCAGCCGCCAGCCGTCGTCCGTGCGCAGCAGCCCGAAGGCGTAGCGGCCCCCGCACACGAAGTCGGGGGCGGCGGAGCCTGCGCCGTTCTCGGCGATCCGCATCGGATTGACGTAGTCGGCCTGCACCCCGGCCGTGTCGCCGATGTCCTGTTCCAGGATCCCGAAGCGCACCCTGCGGTTGACGATCAGGTGCTGACGCATCGAGAACAGCTGCATGCTCTCCGCGAGCCACGTCGCGACGCTCCCGGCGTCCCCCTCGATCCCGCCGGCCGACCGGTAGTCCGCGCGTCCGTCCGGGGTGA is a window from the Streptomyces sp. NBC_00299 genome containing:
- a CDS encoding nuclear transport factor 2 family protein; the protein is MTQRVELATLRDRLAVDGLVTEYAVAVDDGDWEAYRSLFTPDGRADYRSAGGIEGDAGSVATWLAESMQLFSMRQHLIVNRRVRFGILEQDIGDTAGVQADYVNPMRIAENGAGSAAPDFVCGGRYAFGLLRTDDGWRLREVVVQEKWRRLPDRTAPAVAT